In a single window of the Vicugna pacos chromosome 8, VicPac4, whole genome shotgun sequence genome:
- the LOC102543221 gene encoding amine sulfotransferase-like yields MDNTDVKLLKYKGYYFEGSLVDVDFLEHLDDFEIRDDDVFIITYPKSGTIWTQQILSSIYSEGHRNRAETVETIDRVPFLEYNIHKMDYLKRPSPRLFSSHIPYYLAPKDLKNKKAKIIYIYRNPKDVLTSYFHFSNFVVTLEASDNMEQFMERFLDGKVVGSLWFDHVRGWYEHRHDFNILFMMYEEMNKDLRSSVLKINRFLEKELSEEDLDAVVNQATFQNMKYNPQANYDGILKHEIGTRTNDGHFLRKGTTGDWKHHLTVDQNERFDRIFHRKMKDFPLKFIWDTNEE; encoded by the exons ATGGACAACACAGATGtaaaattattgaaatataaaGGCTATTACTTTGAAGGTTCTTTGGTTGATGTTGATTTTCTGGAGCATCTAGATGACTTTGAAATTAGAGATGATGATGTCTTCATAATCACATATCCAAAATCTG gtacCATATGGACTCAGCAGATATTAAGCTCAATTTATTCTGAGGGTCATCGTAACAGAGCTGAAACTGTGGAAACAATTGACAGAGTCCCCTTCCTGGAATACAATATACACAAGATGGATTATCTCAAGAGACCATCTCCTCGCCTCTTCAGTTCTCACATCCCATATTATTTAGCACCAAAAGATCTCAAGAACAAAAAGGCTAAA ATAATTTATATCTACAGAAACCCCAAGGATGTTTTGACCTCatactttcatttttcaaatttcgTGGTTACATTAGAAGCTTCAGATAACATGGAGCAATTCATGGAAAGGTTTCTAGATGGAAAAG TGGTAGGAAGCCTTTGGTTTGATCATGTCAGAGGCTGGTATGAGCACAGACACGACTTCAATATTCTGTTCATGATGTATGAGGAGATGAACAAG GATCTCAGAAGTTCTGTGCTTAAAATCAACCGTTTTCTTGAGAAAGAACTGAGTGAAGAGGATCTGGATGCTGTTGTGAATCAGGCTACATTTCAGAACATGAAGTATAATCCACAAGCTAATTATGATGGAATTTTGAAACATGAAATTGGGACAAGAACAAATGATGGACATTTCCTGCGCAAAG GTACCACTGGAGACTGGAAACATCACTTGACTGTGGACCAAAATGAAAGATTTGACAGAATATTCCAtaggaaaatgaaagattttcCCTTGAAGTTCATCTGGGATACAAATGAGGAGTAG